Proteins encoded by one window of Candidatus Binatia bacterium:
- a CDS encoding PTS transporter subunit EIIC: protein RRVGRATFVPALFNLNEPLLFAAPIVFNPHLILPFVAAPLVLATITYAAVASGIVARAAFYVPSSVPTFVSTYLATQDLRAVALAAVNIAIATLIYYPFVRAYERHLAE, encoded by the coding sequence GCGCCGCGTCGGCCGCGCGACCTTCGTTCCGGCGCTCTTCAACCTCAACGAGCCGCTGCTCTTCGCAGCGCCGATCGTCTTCAATCCTCACTTGATTCTTCCGTTCGTCGCCGCGCCGCTCGTGCTCGCCACGATTACGTACGCGGCGGTCGCCAGCGGCATCGTCGCGCGCGCGGCGTTTTACGTGCCGTCGTCGGTTCCGACGTTCGTCTCGACGTATCTCGCCACGCAGGATCTGCGCGCCGTAGCGCTCGCGGCGGTCAACATCGCGATCGCGACGCTCATCTACTATCCATTCGTGCGCGCCTACGAACGGCATCTCGCAGAGTGA